The Bubalus bubalis isolate 160015118507 breed Murrah chromosome 2, NDDB_SH_1, whole genome shotgun sequence genome includes the window AGCCAGGAGTTCAACACCCcagtctcattttctctctcagcctcagtgacCTTGATTCATCACCATCCAGCCTGCGTGGCAGCCCATCATTGCAATCGAGTGGAGACAGAAGTGGTGGGAGACATAACTTATACGACCCACAGGGACTGCTGCGTTGGCGACCTGTGCAACGGTGCTGTGGTGAGCACTGCGGCCCCCATGAGCATTGTGGCTGCCGCAGTCACCATGCTGGCCTGGCTCTTGCCAGGACTCTGGAGAGGGTAATGGGAGCAGGGGAGGAGAAGGCAGCAAGGAAATGAAGGAGATCTGTGAGCCATTAAAATCTCTCGACCACTCCAAAgctgactggaaaattccatctttTGTTGATAAGAGGGCTGAAGGGGTAATACAGGGGCATCCAGGCTCTAGTTTAGGGGTTATCAAGGATCAGTGGACTTAGCTACAATGGCACACTTCTTAACCAACTAAACCCCAAAGGACAATGGAGAATCTGCCCTAAGTGACTCCTACCTGTTGCCAGGGAGAGCCTTTCTTAGCAACAAGGATCACTGAGGGGAGCGGGCTCTGGGCTGGCCACCAGGAATAATGAGTCTGGTTGTCTGGGCTTGTTCCCCTTCCCCCCATTGGCAACTTGACTCCCAATATGACTATCTGGAATTGAGAAAGGAAGTGTAAACACTGTGACAGGACAGAGCCCTGGTGCCCCACCTGCCAGGCCAGGTGAGGCCTCTGACTCTAACCTGAGGGACTGAGGCCTGGAAGGAGGGTCCCAGGTCCCATCCCTGTGCAACTCTCCTACCCCTTCTGAGGAGCCCGCAAGTCAGGCTTGCACCTCCTTCTTGGCAGTACAACACAGGTGTGGCCTAAATATAAGATAAAGATTGTTTCTCAAAATACTGGGCCACCCCCAGACACTGGAAGAAAGGACAGGTCTGAAAAACCTGTTTCTCCCTTTGCCCCAACCCTGGCCTCCCAGAGAAACTGCCTGAAGGGCCCTTTGTTGGGGGTGGGGCTAAGAGTGTTATTTCCTGGGAGGGGGCTGCTGACGATAGATCTTCTGACAATAAACACACAATAGATCGGCTCTACATGTTTATTACTCGAAATGGAAAGGGGTGGGCATGGGGATGAGGTATGTAtgggagccaggatttgaagtGTCAGCTCATACGGTGAGGTTATTGGGTTCGTCCTGGCAGCCTTCACTGGGGACAGGACAGAACTCCATTCCAGATTCCAATTGCTCTTCACACAGGGCATAGGAAAGCACAGGAAGCAAAGTGGGGAGCTCTCCCTGGAAGCAATGGAGGATCTGGAATGGTGTCGAGGGAAATGGGAAGGGTCTCTCTGGGAAAGCAGAGTGGAGGGCGTGAGTGGAAAGATAGATGGAGAGACCGCTGTCTAGTTAAAGCAATATGAAGCATCTGGAGAGATGCTTTTCTGAGCAAAGGGAAGCAGGGGGTATGGAGACACAAGAAGAGAGGCTCAGGCAAAGGCAGATGGAAGGAGGGGCAGCCATGGAGCCAGTCTCAGTGCAATAGCCAGAGGCCAAGGCCAGCCAAGGAGGTGAGGAAGACAAGGGTCAGGGCCGGCATGGGCCGCGGGGCTGGGCTATTGCAGTTGTCCTGGCTGCAGCAGGTGGTGTTATAGGTTAGGCCCCCCTTCTGGTTGGTTTGGTTGACCGCCGGCTTACAGGGCTctcctggtgtgccacagtcaaGTCGGGAGAAAACCCACATCTTCCCTGGGGTTAGGAGGGAGCAAAGAGGTTAGTAAAGACAGGCACCCGGCATGCCTGGGTCCATCTCCCCACCCCATGCACCCCATTCGGGCTTCCATccttcccagctctgccc containing:
- the LY6G6D gene encoding lymphocyte antigen 6 complex locus protein G6d, whose product is MNPLFAGILLGTLLGAALGNRMRCYDCGGGPSGSCKETVTTCGEDERCGFLERKPQPDLAQTKLPGNPSVTLIHHHPACVAAHHCNRVETEVVGDITYTTHRDCCVGDLCNGAVVSTAAPMSIVAAAVTMLAWLLPGLWRG
- the LY6G6C gene encoding lymphocyte antigen 6 complex locus protein G6c; translation: MTLTMRALLLLSLSALLCWVSADIRCHSCYKLPVLGCVDRKSCRLEPGQQCLTTHAYIGKMWVFSRLDCGTPGEPCKPAVNQTNQKGGLTYNTTCCSQDNCNSPAPRPMPALTLVFLTSLAGLGLWLLH